Within Bradymonas sediminis, the genomic segment AGACCGGGCGCGTCTTCGCGACGCTCGGCGGCGGTGTTGGCATCATCAACGGGTACGGCACCCCGGACTGGCGCCTTTTTGCCGGCGTTGGCGTGGCGCCGCCGCTGCCCACGCGCCCCGAAGAGCCCGAGATTGTGGTCGCCCCCGAGCCCGAGCCCGAGGTGGTCGAGACCGAGTGCACCCAGGAAAATGTCGCCTCGGCCTGCGCCGAGATCCCGGTCGCCGAATGCGCCGACGGCGCGCTTCGCACCTACCAGGCGGTTTGCACCGACTCGGGTGACTGCGCCTATGAGCCGAGCGACGCCGCCTGCGGCGACGGCACCTATTGCGATCTGAACTCCGACGGCGTCGCGGCCTGCGTGCCGGTGCCCGATTGCCGCGAGCACGCTGATTGTGCCGACGTGCCGGTGCCGACCTGCGCCGACAACGTGCTGACCCAATACCTGGGCCGCTGCCTGGATGAGACCTGTCACTACGACGCCACCCAGACCCGCTGCCCCGAGCGCTACGAGTGTGGCGTCAACGACCGCGGCGAGAACGATTGTGTGCCGGTCATCGACCAGGTCGTGATCAAGGACGATAAGATCGAAATTCTGGATATGGTCTACTTCGCGCTGAACTCCGACGAGATCGACGCGCGCTCCTATGACCTGCTGCGCCAGGTCGCCCAGATCCTGAAGAATCACCCGGAGATCGAGCTGATTCGCATCGAGGGGCATACCGACTCGCAGGGGTCGAAATCCCATAACCAGGACCTGTCGGAGCGACGCGCCAAGTCGGTGCTCAACTTCCTAATCGCCGAGCGCATCGCCGCCGAACGCCTGACCTCGCAGGGCTTCGGGCCGGACCGTCCGCTCGAGTCGAATAAGACGGCCGCAGGCCGCGCGGCGAACCGTCGCGTCGAGTTTCATATCGTCAAGCAGGATTAAATGTGTGGCCGACTCCACATCGCCAACGCTTTGGAGGCGATGTGGAGCGCTGGACTTGGATTTCAATTAAGTTAATTTGAGGAAGAATACGATGAAATTATACAAGCAACTATGTGCCGGTTTAATGGTCACGGGAGCCCTGGCGTTCTCGCCGAATTTGGCTGACGCGGCCGACCTGACCGCGTGTCCGGCGCCGGGCGCAACCTATACCTACGGGGAGCGCTTCGTGATTACGGACCTGAGCCGCGGCTTGGATGACAGCTCGCAGCGCATCGATAATCTGGGCGGGATATTCCCCAGCGGGCTTATCTTTCAGGGGCAGAACTATAGTTCGCTCTATATCAATATCAACGGCACGATTTCGTTCGGCGCGGCGCGCAGCACCTACACGCCCGAGGCGATTCCCGGGTTGAATTACCCGGCACTCGCTCCGTTTTTCGCCGATGCGGACCTGACCGCGGACCTTGTCGGGGACATCTATACCTGCCGCGATACCGCGAACCAGCAGATCATCTTCACCTGGGATCGAGTCGGCTACTATAATAAGAAGACCGATAAACGAAACTCATTCCAACTCATCATGCGCAACAGCGGTGATCAGTGCCAAGACCCGAACGTGACCAGCACCTTCGACGTGGAATTCCGCTATAACCGATTGGAGTGGACTACCGGCGACGCTTCGGGCGGCACCGGCGGGCTCGGCGGAACCCCGGCCACCGCGGGCATCGACGCCGGCGACACGGTCAACGCGGTCGCGCTGCCCGGCTCGGGCACAGCCGCCGTGCTGGACCTCGTCAACCTGAGCAACGTTGGCGAGCCTGGCGTATTTGAGTACCGAGTCGCCGACGGAACCCTGCCGAATTGCGGCGACGGCGTCGAAGGTCTGTGCGAAGAGTGCGACCTGGGCGTCGACAACGGGCCTGACAGCGCGTGTACGTCATTGTGTACCGCGGCCACCTGCGGCGACGGGTTCGTGCACAACGGCGTCGAAGAATGCGACGGCGAAGTCCTCGGGACCGGGTACGATGCCTGCCCGCAGGGTTATTCCGGAACGCCCCTTTGCAATAACGACCCCGCAAATACCGCCGGCGACGGCACCTGTACGGTGAGCACCGAGGG encodes:
- a CDS encoding OmpA family protein — protein: MKQSFSTRWFLVALATALLTSAAPSAVSAQEGFDLQQFSPMPNLSGNLYSTASADVAPHLEWSAMALFNYGHNPLVLSDEDGNRIETLVSSQATMHLMASIGLLDWVDVGVDLPLAVWQDGTSVPGGNINPGEASFGVGDLRVVPKVKLFSTREHPLDNGIGLALLADIYAPTGDAGQLQGGDFRIGPRLAGDLMVNGTRLAVNLGYQYREEQKLQNLSVRDTLSWNLGAEIPVAEKFRITTEAFGRLTPGADSMESYNSPTEFILGGKYQTGRVFATLGGGVGIINGYGTPDWRLFAGVGVAPPLPTRPEEPEIVVAPEPEPEVVETECTQENVASACAEIPVAECADGALRTYQAVCTDSGDCAYEPSDAACGDGTYCDLNSDGVAACVPVPDCREHADCADVPVPTCADNVLTQYLGRCLDETCHYDATQTRCPERYECGVNDRGENDCVPVIDQVVIKDDKIEILDMVYFALNSDEIDARSYDLLRQVAQILKNHPEIELIRIEGHTDSQGSKSHNQDLSERRAKSVLNFLIAERIAAERLTSQGFGPDRPLESNKTAAGRAANRRVEFHIVKQD